One window from the genome of Actinoplanes teichomyceticus ATCC 31121 encodes:
- a CDS encoding GNAT family N-acetyltransferase: MTYAIQELVIRHVSPFDTEEITDLVAEAMWDGPVARWLHPDPVMRRRTSPRYFEIFVEYALQYGEVYSTADADDGRMCGVALWFPLTSMIPPPIDYERRIKEVTETAFDRVQQLDAALDAQHPLEPHHYLAFLAVRPTRQNEGIGSALLDRHHARLDRAGLPAYLEANDPRNRDLYLRHGYQVRSVIQLPDGPPLWAMWRAPMA, translated from the coding sequence ATGACGTACGCCATCCAGGAACTCGTGATCCGGCACGTGTCGCCGTTCGACACCGAGGAGATCACCGACCTCGTGGCCGAGGCGATGTGGGACGGCCCGGTCGCCCGCTGGCTGCACCCCGACCCGGTGATGCGCCGGCGCACCTCGCCCCGCTACTTCGAGATCTTCGTGGAGTACGCCCTGCAGTACGGCGAGGTGTACAGCACCGCGGACGCCGACGACGGCCGGATGTGCGGGGTGGCGCTCTGGTTCCCGCTGACCTCGATGATCCCGCCGCCGATCGACTACGAGCGCCGGATCAAGGAGGTCACCGAGACCGCGTTCGACCGGGTGCAGCAGCTGGATGCGGCGCTCGACGCGCAGCACCCGCTGGAGCCCCACCACTATTTGGCGTTTCTCGCGGTACGCCCGACCCGGCAGAACGAGGGCATCGGCAGCGCGCTGCTGGATCGCCATCACGCCCGGCTGGACCGGGCCGGGCTGCCGGCCTACCTGGAGGCGAACGATCCACGTAACCGCGATCTCTACCTCCGGCACGGATACCAGGTCCGGTCCGTGATCCAGCTCCCCGACGGCCCGCCGCTGTGGGCGATGTGGAGGGCGCCCATGGCCTGA
- a CDS encoding helix-turn-helix domain-containing protein, whose translation MTANALTTLVHALVADPRLVDDVVASARAQSPEAARLPPAESRRHVAALITAGCTAFLRAGEPDDEDFADAVRFGAEGAALGVPVGALLSGVHGGRSRILEIAIARGRAAGLPDHVLLQGLLRLDRYGNALERHVLDGYRTAQRQLDTDRRAARMRVLRHLLLGPDRADGTDPGGDLGRFGLTVEGRYHCVVSDATDPARVRELEQAFARCGGVLAPVGGRLSGLTPRLPGCAGGTPPALVVSTPPVPLTGAAAAHRLALAALHAARVRGMTGPHGVTGLAGETALAGQPMLAGFLRDELLGALDPADDFHRDLAGTALAYLDRGQRLDLTAGSLHLHPNTVRYRLRRLHELTGFGAAGEQLTVLETVRWWWALWAWSQAAFAE comes from the coding sequence ATGACTGCGAACGCGCTCACCACCCTGGTTCACGCCCTGGTCGCCGATCCCCGGCTGGTGGACGACGTGGTCGCCTCGGCACGGGCGCAGTCGCCGGAGGCGGCCCGGCTGCCGCCGGCCGAGAGCCGCCGGCACGTGGCCGCCCTGATCACCGCCGGCTGCACGGCGTTCCTGCGCGCCGGCGAGCCCGATGACGAGGACTTCGCCGACGCGGTGCGGTTCGGGGCGGAGGGCGCGGCACTCGGCGTGCCGGTCGGGGCGCTGCTGTCCGGGGTGCACGGCGGGCGCAGCCGGATCCTGGAGATCGCCATCGCCCGGGGCCGGGCCGCCGGGCTGCCGGACCACGTGCTGCTGCAGGGCCTGCTGCGCCTGGACCGGTACGGCAACGCCCTGGAACGGCACGTGCTGGACGGATACCGGACCGCGCAGCGGCAACTGGACACCGACCGGCGGGCGGCCCGGATGCGGGTGCTACGGCACCTGCTGCTCGGCCCGGACCGCGCCGACGGGACGGACCCCGGTGGCGACCTGGGCCGGTTCGGGCTGACCGTCGAGGGGCGGTACCACTGCGTGGTGTCGGATGCCACGGATCCGGCGCGGGTGCGCGAGCTGGAGCAGGCGTTCGCGCGCTGCGGCGGCGTGCTGGCGCCGGTCGGCGGGCGGCTGAGCGGCCTGACGCCACGGCTGCCGGGGTGTGCCGGGGGGACGCCGCCGGCGCTGGTCGTGAGCACTCCGCCGGTACCGTTGACCGGCGCGGCCGCCGCGCACCGTCTCGCCCTCGCCGCGCTGCACGCGGCTCGCGTCCGCGGGATGACCGGGCCGCACGGGGTGACCGGTCTGGCCGGGGAGACCGCGCTGGCCGGGCAGCCGATGCTGGCCGGTTTCCTGCGCGACGAGCTGCTGGGCGCGCTGGACCCGGCCGACGACTTCCACCGGGATCTGGCCGGGACCGCGCTGGCCTACCTGGACCGGGGGCAGCGGCTGGACCTGACCGCCGGGTCGCTGCATCTGCATCCGAACACGGTCCGTTACCGACTGCGGCGGCTGCACGAGCTGACCGGTTTCGGGGCGGCCGGCGAGCAGCTCACCGTGCTGGAGACGGTGCGCTGGTGGTGGGCGCTGTGGGCGTGGTCGCAGGCGGCCTTCGCGGAGTGA
- a CDS encoding S1 family peptidase, which yields MRLRRAVAVVATAVAATTAVLAGPSPARAATAAGLASTIALSNCSAALVRYPTSVSSDRAMMLTNGHCYEGGLIPAGTVLQNRTSSRSGTLLNASGGSLGTVRADRVLYATMTGTDVALYRLTSTYATISSRYGATALTISASHPSAGASITIPSSYWKRIWTCKIDSFVGTLREDEWTWRDSIRYDAACDTIHGTSGSPIVDATSNQIVGINNTGNDDGEMCTLNNPCEVAADGTTRAYQGQSYGEQTYWFTTCLTGTRTIDLNKAGCLLTKP from the coding sequence ATGCGCCTACGTCGCGCAGTCGCCGTGGTGGCCACCGCCGTCGCGGCCACCACCGCCGTTCTCGCCGGCCCCTCCCCCGCGCGGGCGGCCACCGCCGCCGGCCTGGCCTCCACCATCGCGCTGAGCAACTGCTCCGCCGCCCTGGTCCGCTACCCCACCTCGGTCAGCAGCGACCGGGCGATGATGCTCACGAACGGACACTGCTACGAGGGCGGCCTGATCCCGGCCGGCACCGTGCTGCAGAACCGCACCAGCAGCCGTTCCGGCACCCTGCTCAACGCCAGCGGCGGCTCGCTCGGCACGGTCCGCGCGGACCGCGTGCTGTACGCCACGATGACCGGCACCGACGTCGCCCTCTACCGGCTGACCAGCACCTACGCCACCATCTCCAGCCGCTACGGCGCCACCGCGCTGACCATCTCGGCCAGCCACCCGAGCGCCGGCGCCAGCATCACCATCCCGTCCAGCTACTGGAAGCGGATCTGGACCTGCAAGATCGACAGCTTCGTCGGCACGCTCCGCGAGGACGAGTGGACCTGGCGCGACTCGATCCGCTACGACGCCGCCTGCGACACCATCCACGGCACGTCCGGCTCCCCGATCGTCGACGCCACCAGCAACCAGATCGTCGGCATCAACAACACCGGCAACGACGACGGCGAGATGTGCACCCTCAACAACCCGTGCGAGGTCGCCGCGGACGGCACCACGCGGGCGTACCAGGGGCAGAGCTACGGCGAGCAGACGTACTGGTTCACCACCTGCCTGACCGGCACCCGCACCATCGACCTGAACAAGGCCGGCTGCCTGCTGACCAAGCCCTAG
- a CDS encoding DUF397 domain-containing protein — translation MLAHQLKGAVWKKSSRSNGNGGNNCVEVAFLDEGIAVRDSKNQTGPALMFTPAEWTAFVDSAKDGEFDIAS, via the coding sequence TTGCTCGCGCACCAGCTCAAGGGTGCCGTCTGGAAGAAAAGCAGCCGCAGCAACGGCAACGGTGGCAACAACTGCGTCGAGGTAGCGTTCCTCGACGAGGGAATCGCCGTCCGTGACAGCAAGAACCAGACGGGGCCAGCTCTCATGTTCACGCCGGCGGAGTGGACCGCCTTCGTGGACTCTGCCAAGGACGGCGAGTTCGATATCGCTTCGTGA
- a CDS encoding sensor domain-containing diguanylate cyclase: MRNRAGAVDPVLLALVLGGLLLIPLFLGGFGGGAASWTVQTVLDGLDVWFAWRLARHPDVPAIGRRFWGAVVAACCASAVGDTYQTLLTYAGAGDQVSVVQTGFVVTGMIIVLVATLRHPLGGEGRQRLRLWLDAGTVLTAVAVFLWYFLLADELRGRQAIDRWAAAATAVVMLLIAFGVLKLVLSGTAPFSRAAGVLGSLGVASTALSASVASVLTSGDRPPGVMYLAQLIPCVVMAASFRLQLLQTRPVDPARGRALRQRPSVLPYLAVIAVQLLVVNALRDGGPDLRTWGVAIGAVAITALVLSRQLSAVRDNEQLLTELDRQREWFRALVQNTSDLTVVVRLDGTVEYATPAARRVLGVPAEELVGTSLHDRTHPDDMPTVRRHVAWQAENPGQSTGAQVRWRHADGTYRWLDLISTDLSRNPHVRGVVINARDASEARALHDELQRQATRDALTGLANRVLLQRRIDEAAGAPDRAPVSMLLIDLDGFKAINDRHGHHAGDQVLVIVAERLGGLLGAGEMAARLGGDEFAVLLPGTGPREAAALADRIAAVAAEPMLVNNRWLTVGASVGVASGRPGEGDRLLREADAEMYRRKHDRKAHQTSLR; encoded by the coding sequence ATGCGCAATAGAGCGGGCGCCGTGGACCCCGTGCTGCTCGCCCTCGTGCTGGGCGGCCTGCTGCTGATCCCGCTGTTCCTCGGCGGCTTCGGTGGTGGCGCCGCGTCCTGGACCGTGCAGACCGTGCTGGACGGGCTCGACGTCTGGTTCGCCTGGCGGTTGGCCCGCCATCCGGACGTCCCGGCGATCGGCCGCCGGTTCTGGGGCGCGGTGGTCGCCGCCTGCTGCGCCTCCGCGGTGGGCGACACCTATCAGACCCTTCTGACGTACGCCGGAGCCGGCGACCAGGTCAGCGTCGTGCAGACCGGGTTCGTGGTGACCGGCATGATCATCGTGCTGGTGGCCACCCTGCGGCACCCGCTCGGCGGCGAGGGCCGGCAGCGGCTGCGGCTCTGGCTCGACGCCGGCACCGTGCTGACCGCCGTCGCGGTCTTCCTGTGGTACTTCCTGCTGGCCGACGAGCTGCGCGGCCGGCAGGCGATCGACCGGTGGGCCGCCGCGGCGACCGCGGTGGTGATGCTGCTCATCGCGTTCGGCGTACTCAAACTGGTCCTCAGCGGCACCGCGCCGTTCAGCCGGGCGGCCGGGGTGCTGGGCAGCCTCGGCGTCGCGAGCACCGCGCTCAGCGCGTCGGTGGCCAGCGTGCTGACCAGCGGGGACCGGCCGCCGGGCGTGATGTATCTGGCCCAGCTGATTCCGTGCGTGGTCATGGCGGCCTCGTTCCGGTTGCAGCTGCTGCAGACCCGGCCGGTCGATCCGGCCCGGGGCCGGGCGCTGCGGCAGCGGCCCAGCGTGCTGCCGTACCTGGCGGTGATCGCCGTCCAGCTGCTGGTGGTGAACGCGCTCCGCGACGGCGGGCCGGATCTGCGTACCTGGGGGGTGGCGATCGGCGCGGTGGCCATCACGGCGCTCGTGCTCAGCCGCCAGCTTTCCGCGGTCCGCGACAACGAGCAGCTGCTCACCGAGCTCGACCGGCAACGGGAGTGGTTCCGGGCGCTGGTGCAGAACACCTCGGATCTGACCGTTGTGGTCAGGCTCGACGGCACCGTGGAGTACGCCACCCCGGCCGCCCGGCGGGTGCTCGGCGTGCCCGCGGAGGAGCTGGTCGGCACCTCGTTGCACGACCGCACGCACCCGGACGACATGCCCACGGTGCGGAGGCACGTGGCGTGGCAGGCGGAGAACCCGGGGCAGAGCACGGGGGCCCAGGTACGGTGGCGCCACGCCGACGGTACGTACCGCTGGCTGGATCTGATCAGCACGGACCTGAGCCGGAACCCGCACGTGCGGGGCGTGGTGATCAACGCCCGGGACGCCAGCGAGGCCCGCGCCCTGCACGACGAGCTGCAGCGGCAGGCCACCCGCGACGCGCTGACCGGGCTGGCCAACCGGGTGCTGCTGCAACGCCGGATCGACGAGGCGGCCGGCGCCCCGGATCGGGCCCCGGTCAGCATGCTGCTGATCGACCTGGACGGGTTCAAGGCGATCAACGACCGGCACGGGCACCACGCCGGCGACCAGGTGCTGGTGATCGTCGCCGAGCGGCTGGGCGGGCTGCTCGGCGCCGGGGAGATGGCCGCGCGGCTGGGCGGGGACGAGTTCGCGGTGCTGCTGCCCGGCACCGGGCCGCGGGAGGCGGCGGCCCTGGCCGACCGGATCGCCGCCGTGGCCGCCGAGCCCATGCTGGTCAACAACCGCTGGCTGACCGTGGGCGCCAGCGTCGGGGTGGCCTCGGGCCGCCCGGGCGAGGGCGACCGGCTGCTGCGCGAGGCGGACGCCGAGATGTACCGGCGCAAGCACGACCGCAAGGCCCACCAGACCTCGCTGCGCTGA
- a CDS encoding LVIVD repeat-containing protein: MKHLASRGLAAITVLLGLVTAAPARAGTTTVPGVDEIVSSPNITQVGHVDNKTGGPFAAENSYNTDWAFRGTYAFGGNYNGFTVYDISDPRHPRIATQVVCPGSQNDLSIHGDLLFLATDSQRSDDSCNSAPVPASAPAETPRWEGIKVFDVSDPLNPRYVAAVKTDCGSHTETLVPGRGRDRSVYLYVSSYNLSRASVPNCALPHDKISIVKVPLRDPAAAAVVATPVLFPDGGFEGDEDSSATTGCHDITAYPQRGIAAGACMGDGVLFDIRNPVAPTVITTVRDTENFAFWHSATFNNNGTKVVFTDELGGGGGATCNPTVGPERGADAIYDIVGKGKRLTLEFRSYFKIPRENAATENCVAHNGSLIPVPGRDIMVQAWYQGGISVWDFTDSRKPVEIAYWERGPLSIERPAFGGSWSAYWYNGHIYSSDIQKGLDVLKVDDRRLRGAAHFRARQFNAQTQDDYRTW; the protein is encoded by the coding sequence ATGAAGCATCTGGCCTCACGAGGGCTGGCCGCCATCACCGTCCTGCTCGGCCTGGTGACCGCCGCACCCGCCCGGGCCGGCACGACCACCGTGCCGGGCGTGGACGAGATCGTCAGCAGCCCGAACATCACCCAGGTCGGTCACGTCGACAACAAGACCGGCGGCCCGTTCGCCGCGGAGAACTCGTACAACACCGACTGGGCCTTCCGCGGGACGTACGCGTTCGGCGGCAACTACAACGGCTTCACCGTCTACGACATCAGCGACCCGCGCCACCCGCGGATCGCCACCCAGGTGGTCTGCCCCGGGTCGCAGAACGACCTGTCCATCCACGGCGACCTGCTGTTCCTCGCCACCGACTCGCAGCGCTCGGACGACTCGTGCAACAGCGCCCCGGTGCCGGCCAGCGCGCCGGCGGAGACCCCGCGCTGGGAGGGCATCAAGGTCTTCGACGTCAGCGACCCGCTGAACCCGCGCTACGTCGCCGCCGTCAAGACCGACTGCGGCTCGCACACCGAGACGCTGGTGCCCGGCCGCGGCCGGGACCGGTCGGTCTACCTGTACGTCTCGTCGTACAACCTGTCGCGCGCCAGCGTGCCCAACTGCGCGCTGCCGCACGACAAGATCTCCATCGTGAAGGTGCCGCTGCGTGACCCCGCGGCCGCGGCCGTGGTGGCGACCCCGGTGCTGTTCCCGGACGGTGGCTTCGAGGGCGACGAGGACAGCTCGGCGACCACCGGGTGCCACGACATCACGGCGTACCCGCAGCGGGGCATCGCGGCGGGCGCGTGCATGGGCGACGGCGTGCTGTTCGACATCCGCAATCCGGTGGCGCCCACGGTGATCACCACGGTCCGGGACACCGAGAACTTCGCGTTCTGGCACTCCGCCACGTTCAACAACAACGGCACCAAGGTCGTCTTCACCGACGAGCTGGGCGGTGGCGGGGGCGCGACGTGCAACCCGACCGTCGGCCCGGAACGCGGCGCGGACGCGATCTACGACATCGTCGGCAAGGGCAAGCGGCTCACGCTGGAGTTCCGCAGCTACTTCAAGATCCCGCGGGAGAACGCCGCCACCGAGAACTGCGTGGCGCACAACGGTTCGCTGATCCCGGTGCCCGGACGCGACATCATGGTGCAGGCCTGGTACCAGGGCGGCATCTCGGTCTGGGACTTCACCGACTCGCGCAAGCCGGTGGAGATCGCGTACTGGGAGCGCGGGCCGCTGAGCATCGAGCGCCCGGCCTTCGGCGGCTCCTGGTCGGCGTACTGGTACAACGGCCACATCTACTCCAGTGACATCCAGAAGGGCCTGGACGTGCTGAAGGTCGACGACCGCCGGCTGCGCGGCGCGGCGCACTTCCGCGCCCGGCAGTTCAACGCGCAGACCCAGGACGACTACCGCACCTGGTGA
- a CDS encoding GOLPH3/VPS74 family protein has product MLADQYYLIAHEDRTGRSRLHPRATGLGLAAALLSELVLEGRIGVSDGDLFIIDQRPPRDALAHDILDLLCAQSQHRDVRTWLAFLAQDSALRVAERLIRVGAVEAVTRRRMLGGAQTLYMPNTARQRNAAAWASTRIANMLVRGMELNAADRMLVGIVVATGLTRHVMYGFEMYPHIYHALPGMIASLPNDLRELVEATEASVGSALTVGRR; this is encoded by the coding sequence GTGTTGGCTGACCAGTACTACCTGATCGCACACGAGGACCGCACCGGACGGTCCAGGCTGCATCCCCGTGCGACCGGCCTCGGGTTGGCCGCAGCGCTGCTGTCCGAGCTCGTGCTGGAGGGCCGGATCGGTGTCAGCGACGGGGACCTTTTCATCATCGATCAGCGCCCGCCGCGTGACGCTCTCGCACACGACATTCTCGATCTTCTCTGCGCCCAGTCGCAGCACCGCGACGTACGCACCTGGCTCGCCTTCCTCGCGCAGGACTCGGCGCTGCGGGTGGCCGAGCGCCTGATCCGGGTGGGCGCCGTCGAGGCGGTCACCCGGCGCCGGATGCTCGGCGGCGCCCAGACGCTCTACATGCCGAACACCGCCCGCCAGCGCAACGCCGCCGCCTGGGCCTCCACCCGGATCGCCAACATGCTGGTCCGCGGGATGGAGCTGAACGCCGCCGACCGGATGCTCGTCGGCATCGTGGTCGCCACCGGACTCACCCGGCACGTCATGTACGGCTTCGAGATGTACCCGCACATCTACCACGCCCTGCCCGGCATGATCGCCTCGCTCCCCAACGATCTCCGTGAGCTCGTCGAGGCCACCGAGGCCTCGGTCGGGTCGGCGCTGACGGTGGGCCGGCGGTGA
- a CDS encoding helix-turn-helix domain-containing protein: MSDIEGPTLRRRRLGTELKRCREAARLTQQEVSKHFEWHSAKVTRIETARVAVTPRDVRDLLTLYRVEDPEYRDALVELARLSRERTWWTDYRDIMRPGNFVGLEAAATSMRSWEPVLIPGLLQTEAYMRALISTGRSNDPPQHIDRRVSLRLTRQSRLSGERPLELAAIVDESVVRRVIGGPDVMKAQLAHLIETSRLPNISLQIMPFGAGEHPFLGGSATLLEFRDTTLSDVVYLEGLAGDYYEEQPPEVARYRQEFERLSTKALDHRTTIKMIEGLLTA; the protein is encoded by the coding sequence GTGTCCGATATCGAGGGTCCGACACTGCGCCGCCGCCGCCTCGGCACGGAGCTCAAACGGTGCCGCGAGGCGGCCCGGCTGACCCAGCAGGAGGTGTCCAAACATTTCGAGTGGCACTCCGCGAAGGTCACCCGGATCGAGACGGCGCGCGTCGCGGTCACCCCGCGTGATGTCCGAGATCTACTGACCCTCTACCGGGTCGAGGATCCGGAGTACCGGGACGCCCTGGTCGAGCTGGCCCGGCTCTCCCGGGAACGCACCTGGTGGACCGACTACCGGGACATCATGCGACCGGGCAACTTCGTCGGGCTGGAGGCGGCCGCCACGTCCATGCGGTCCTGGGAACCGGTGCTCATTCCCGGACTCCTGCAGACCGAGGCGTACATGCGGGCTTTGATCAGTACCGGTCGGTCCAACGACCCGCCGCAGCACATCGACCGGCGGGTGTCCCTGCGGCTGACCAGGCAGAGCCGGCTGAGCGGCGAGCGGCCGCTGGAGCTCGCCGCCATCGTCGACGAGTCGGTGGTGCGCCGCGTGATCGGCGGGCCGGACGTGATGAAAGCGCAGCTCGCCCATTTGATAGAAACGTCTAGATTGCCGAATATTTCGCTGCAAATCATGCCGTTCGGCGCCGGTGAACACCCGTTCCTGGGTGGCTCCGCAACCCTTTTGGAATTCCGGGATACCACTCTTTCGGATGTTGTCTACCTCGAAGGGCTCGCGGGAGACTACTACGAGGAGCAGCCGCCTGAGGTTGCCCGATACCGGCAGGAGTTCGAGCGATTGAGCACGAAGGCGCTCGACCATCGCACTACCATAAAGATGATCGAGGGTCTGCTCACCGCTTAG
- a CDS encoding APC family permease, giving the protein MSRGRHQRRRHNADRWAGTMLTDLHSRPAGPGDIISQTLASNRLGVPSVVFFGVAGAAPLTVIIGAISTIYAVVGNTALPLVYVVVAAILSIFTVGFVAMSRHIVNSGAFYSYISHGLGRELGIAGALVALAAYSMMQAGLFGLFGVVSSNVLAAVGLNASWVACALVAWAIVAVLGMLWVDLSGKVLGVLLIAEIAVVLIYDLVMVANPAEGSVSVATLNPSQLMTPEVVAMMVLAIGGFTGFEATVVLSEEAKDPKKTITRATHLAVLLAGLMCALSAWAMSVGAGTTRIVADARREETDLVFTLVSPHVPDIMITMGYLLFMTSIFAALLAFHAAVSRYQFALGRERILPSRWGYTHPRTGAPVVGSITQSVLSLGVILGYSAAGADPLVQLFGYLTSVGGLGVLILMWATSAAVIAFFLRHPHRENVWRSKVAPIVAFFLLSVILFATVVGLGDILGLADDSIFNWAFSAGYAVLAVLGALWAAIVRYSRPDVYAAIGRGVDNRLVPDYLEPPMPHSHAMALQSHYPTSTN; this is encoded by the coding sequence GTGAGCCGCGGACGCCATCAGCGCCGCCGCCACAACGCCGACCGCTGGGCCGGGACGATGCTGACCGACCTGCACTCGCGGCCGGCGGGGCCGGGGGACATCATCAGCCAGACCCTGGCCAGCAACCGGCTCGGCGTACCGTCGGTGGTCTTCTTCGGGGTGGCCGGCGCGGCGCCGCTCACCGTGATCATCGGCGCCATCTCGACCATCTACGCGGTCGTCGGCAACACCGCGCTCCCGCTGGTGTACGTGGTGGTCGCCGCCATCCTGTCGATCTTCACGGTCGGCTTCGTGGCGATGAGCCGGCACATCGTGAACTCCGGCGCGTTCTACTCGTACATCAGTCACGGGCTGGGCCGGGAGCTGGGCATCGCCGGGGCGCTGGTGGCCCTCGCGGCGTACTCGATGATGCAGGCCGGGCTCTTCGGCCTGTTCGGCGTGGTGTCGTCGAACGTCCTCGCCGCGGTCGGCCTGAACGCCTCCTGGGTCGCCTGTGCCCTGGTGGCCTGGGCGATCGTCGCGGTCCTCGGCATGCTGTGGGTGGACCTGAGCGGCAAGGTCCTCGGGGTCCTGCTGATCGCCGAGATCGCCGTCGTGCTGATCTACGACCTGGTGATGGTGGCCAACCCGGCCGAGGGCTCGGTCAGCGTCGCCACCCTGAACCCGAGCCAGCTGATGACCCCCGAGGTCGTCGCGATGATGGTGCTGGCCATCGGCGGGTTCACCGGTTTCGAGGCGACCGTCGTGCTCTCCGAGGAGGCCAAGGACCCGAAGAAGACGATCACCCGGGCCACCCACCTCGCGGTGCTGCTCGCCGGTCTGATGTGCGCGCTGTCCGCCTGGGCGATGTCGGTCGGCGCGGGGACGACCCGGATCGTGGCCGACGCCCGGCGGGAGGAAACCGACCTGGTCTTCACCCTGGTCAGCCCACACGTGCCGGACATCATGATCACGATGGGCTATCTGCTCTTCATGACCAGTATCTTCGCCGCCCTGCTGGCCTTCCACGCGGCGGTCTCCCGCTACCAGTTCGCGCTGGGCCGGGAGCGGATCCTGCCCAGCCGGTGGGGGTACACGCATCCGCGGACCGGCGCGCCGGTGGTCGGCTCGATCACCCAGAGCGTGCTGTCGCTCGGGGTGATCCTCGGGTACTCGGCAGCCGGCGCCGACCCGCTGGTCCAGCTCTTCGGCTACCTCACCTCGGTGGGCGGGCTCGGCGTGCTGATCCTGATGTGGGCCACGTCGGCCGCGGTCATCGCGTTCTTCCTGCGGCACCCGCACCGGGAGAACGTGTGGCGCAGCAAGGTCGCCCCGATCGTCGCGTTCTTCCTGCTCAGCGTCATCCTGTTCGCCACCGTGGTGGGCCTTGGCGACATCCTCGGGCTGGCCGACGACTCCATCTTCAACTGGGCGTTCTCCGCGGGGTACGCGGTGCTCGCCGTGCTCGGCGCCCTCTGGGCCGCCATCGTGCGGTACTCCCGCCCGGACGTGTACGCGGCGATCGGCCGCGGTGTGGACAACCGGCTGGTCCCGGACTACCTGGAGCCGCCGATGCCGCACTCGCACGCGATGGCCCTGCAGAGCCACTATCCGACCTCGACCAATTAG